The genomic window CTTTCAGGCTGAAGGCTACGCCTTCCATGACGGCGCGAATGATGTGCGCACGCTGGTGCGAGGCGGTCAGGCCGATGAGAGCGGCGCGGGCGTTGGGGTCGAGATGCGGCGTGCGCTCGCCCATCAGATACGGAACCCAGAATGCTCCTTCGGAGCCGGCGGGGGCGCGGCTGGCTTCTTCGGCGAGAATTTCGTACGGGTCTTTATTTGACACCCCAACTGCATGTGCCTCTCGAACCGCGACGCCGATGCGATCGCGCAACCAGCGCAGAGATAACCCCGCAGCCTGGGTCACGCCCATCACGTGCCAGCGGCCGGGGATGGCGTGGCAGAAAGTGTGCAGGCGCCCCTGGGGATCGAGCGCGGGACGATCGGTGGCAGCGAAGACTACGCCGGAGGTTCCGATGGTGGCGCTGACAGCGCCGGCGCGGGCGATGCCCATGCCGACGGCTCCGGCGGCCTGGTCTCCAGCGCCGGCGACAACCGGAGTTCCAATTTTCAGACCCGTGGCTTCGGCGCCTGGCGCGGAAATTGTTCCGCAGATGTGCGGCGATTCGAAAAGAGCCGGCAGCAACCCGAGGTCGATGCCCGACTTGTTGAGAACCTCGGTCGACCAGCGGCGGTTGGCGACGTCGAGCAGAAGAGTGCCGGAGGCGTCGGCCATATCGATGGCGCGTTCTCCGGTGAGGCGGAAGCGCACGTAATCTTTAGGCAGCATCACGTGCGCGACGCGGGTCCAATGTTGCGGCTCGTTCTCGCGCACCCAGAGCAGTTTAGTGAGCGTGAAGTTGGTGAGAGGAGGATTACAGGTCAGATGGATTAGGGCATTGCGGCCGAATAATTTTTCGAGTTCGTGAGTCTGGGCTTCACTGCGCTGATCGCACCAGATTAGCGCGGGGCGAATGACTTCATCGGCGGAGTCGAGCAGGACTGCGCCGTGCATTTGGCCGGAGAAGCCGACGCAGGCGATCTCGTCGGCGCGCAGGTTTGAGGAGTTGAGGGCTTTGCGGACCGCTAATCCGCAGGCGCGCCACCAGTCGCGGGGATCCTGCTCGGCCCAGCCCGGACGCGGGCTGGCGAACGGCTCGTGTTCTTCCGATCCGGAGGCAATGATCTTTCCGGTCGCGTCAATGACAAGAGCGCGCGTGCCGCCGGTGCCTACGTCGATTCCAAGATATGCGATGTTGCCTCCTCGAGACGCAAGTTCATCACGCAACCTGGAGTGCGCGGATGCTAAGCAAAATCTTCTTTAAGCAAAATCCTGGGCCAGGTCAGGCGTTGTTTCCTGAGCTTCTTCTTTGATTTTTTCTTTGGCCGATTCTTTTTGCAGAAAGAAATCCAGATTGCCGCGCATTAGCAGATGCGGCGCCAGTGCAACCTGGTGCGAACGGCTCGCGCCTGCTCCTTCGAGCAGAAATTCGTGCAGCATGCGAAATGCGATCTGGCCTTGCGCGCGCGGTCGCTGATAGATCGTCGCCGCGACCGCGCCGGAACGAATGTAGGGAACCAGGCCGGGAAAGACATCGGTCGTGATGATGGTCAGGCGCTCGAGCAGATTGGCATCGCGCGCCGCGTTCAGTACGGGGATGGAGACTTCCGTCGTAACGTAGATTCCAGAGATATCGGGATGTTGTTCAAACAACTGGCGGCATTTGTCGTAGGACTCGGCTTCGAGATCGTGATCCTCGATGGGCTTCAACAGGCGCAAATCGGGATAGAAGTTGCGGAGGGTACTTTCAAAAGCGCCACATTTCTCGGCATGCTCGGTGATGCCCATATCAAAAACGGTGATGGCGATCGATCCCTGGCGCGCGCCAAGAAATCTTCCCATGAGATCGGCGGCGATCGATCCGCTGGCGAGAGTGTCGATGGCGACGATGCCCAAACGTCCACTGCCGGGGGCATCGGTCGCGACACAAACTACGGGAATCTCGGCTCGTGACGCGCGGCGGATCCAGGGGCGCAGGACTTGCGGACGACTGGGGAAGGTGATGATGCCATCTACCTTGTCGGCGATGGCTGCTTCAAAGGCTTCTTCGTCGCCTTCGCCGAGGCGGGGATGAGTGCGAAATTCGAGTTCGACATTTTCGAGTGTGATCGACGCGGCGGCTTCACGAATGCCGGTGCGGACTTCGTCCCAGAATGAAGTGGTTCCCTGGAGAGTGTTGACCGAGATGCGCAGATTTTTTCTGGAAGACAAATATCGTGCGGCGATATTTGGCCGGTAACCCAGCGTTCTCGCCATCTGCAAGACTTTGTCTTTGGTGGCGGGGCTAACCCCAGGATGGTCATGCAGAGCACGATGCACCGAGCCAATTGAGGTACCCAGTGCCTTGGCGATGTCGCGAAGAGTGGTGGGAGACTTTCCCATGATTCTGGGTCCGAGTGCGAGAACAGCACCGGCGGCCAATTCAAAATATCTGGGGAGGGCGTTCTGGCCGCCGGCGACGTAAACGTTAACGGAAGTTGGGGAAATGCGCAAGACTGATATGGGGGGTGGGCAAATTTGGCTTTCCGGACGCGCCGGTTGCGTCCGAGATCCTTCACTCCGCCTGAAGAACGGCTCCGTTCATGATGACAATGCAATTTCCGGTGACCGGAACCGTAAGCGTTAGTGCACTGAGGCTTGGCTGCCAACGCGGCCTTTGTCGTCTGCGATGCCGGAGAGTTGGTAGATCCAGGTGCAGATGGTGTCGCGCCAGACGATGGCTTCGGTGGCCTGGTATTGCAGGCGAGCCAGGATGTCGCGATAACGCTCTTCGTCGATGTGGCCGCGGAGCGTCTGCCATTGCGTGATTTGATCGTGAGCTTGCGCTGCGCCGTCGTAGTGGGAATCGTAAATGTGCTGGATGACTGTCTTGCCTGAATGCAGCACGTGGGTGTAGGGCACGTGGTGGAAAAATAAAAGCAGATTGTCGGGGCAGTTCGCCAAAGATTCGTAGAGCGTTTGCACCTCGGGAGGATATTGGCCGATAAATCCGGTGCCGGTCGCGATGGTGCGATCCATGCCAATGCCCAGGTGGTCGGCGCGATGCCATTGTCCCCAGCCGTTTTGCTCGGACGATTCGGGGCCGGGATCGTAATGATTGCCGGTGATGTTGGTGAGCGTGCCTGCGCCCAGCGGGCCGGTATAACTCTCGTAAATGTGCCAGGAGTTGAGTTGCAGGGCGGTGATGGTTTTGAGAACGAGTGGGTCATCGCCGAAGGTGAGGCGGGTCCATTCGTCGACAATTTTTTCTGAGGTGAGGTTGGGATTCCAAGCGAGGCGGGCGAAGCCGTAGAGATTGGCCAGGGCCAGCGGACTGCCCAGCCAGTTGTCGTCCATGCCGACATTGGCCACGCCGACGAAACCGCCAATAGGGCGGTGGAAGACGCGGCCTGCGACTAGATCTTTCACGGGCGACGGCGCGTTGTCTTGCTTTTCACCCACGCGCATGTCGAAGTCAAGGACTTCTTTCCACATGGGAACGAGGAAGCAGAGGTGCCGCTGCTGGCCGGTGTATTCCTGCGTGATCTGCAACTCGATGGCTTCGTTGTTGCGGTGCAGGCCGGCGAACAGCGGAGAAGCGGGTTCGCGTACCTGGAAGTCGATGGGGCCATTTTTGATTTGAATGATGACGTTGTCGTCGAACGCGCCGTCGAGCGGATGGAAATTATCGTAGGCAGCTTTGGCGCGATCGTTTTTCAGATCATGCCAGTCGAGGTGGTGGTTATAAACGAAGGCGCGATAAAAGACGATGCCGCCATGTGGCTTGAGGGCGCGGGCGATTACGTTGGCGGCATCGGCGGGAGTGCGGCTGTAGGTGGAGGGGCCGAGGCGGCCTTCGGAGTCGGCTTTGACTACGAAGCCGCCGAAGTCGGGAATGCGGCGGTAAATCTCATCCACTTTTTTGCGCCACCAGTCGGCGACGCGCGGATCGAGAGGATCGAAGGTATCCAGACCGCCGATGACTTTGGGACTGCTGAGATCGACCGAGAGCGAAAGCTGAACGCCCCAGGGGCGGAAGACGTCGGCGATGCGGCTGACTTGCGCGATGAAACTATCTTCGAGAATGCCGGGGGCGGCATTGACGTTATTGATGGTGCATCCGTTGATGCCGACGGAGGCGAGCAGGCGGGCGTATTGGCCGGCTCGGGTCAGATCGCTGCGAATATTTCCGTCGGCGAAGAAGATGGACGGACCGCCGTAGCCGCGTTCAATTCGGCCGTCTAAGTTGTCCCATTGGTTGACCCAGCGGATGGGGGCGTGGGGCTGCTGGACTTCGTCGAGGTGGGCGAGATTTTCGTCGCGGACTTGCTTACTCAACGCAATCTTGCTTAATAGTGCGAACACGCCGTAGAGGACGCCTCGGTCGTTCACGGCGGCGACGATCAGACACTCGCGCCCGTGAATCTTGGCGCGCTTCAGCCAGTAGCCGTCGGCTTGCAGGTCTGAAGGCGGGGACAGATTTGGGGCAAGCCTGGGCAGGTCTTTCAGCCTTGCCAGAACGATGACGTTCCCGGGAGACGAGCTGATGCGGGCTGGCTTGCCCAGCATTTGTGCAAGGCCTTGGATTAATTCCTGCTGCGCGTTCTTAAGCACGATGGAATCGCTTTGCACAAAAACGTTGGCGGGCAAGCTCTGGTAGGCCTGGGCGGCTTGTGGGGTCAACGGGGAGTAGCGCAGCCAGGCGTCGGTGTCGGTGGCCCATGTCGCAGGGACTAACGAACAGAGAAATCCTGTGAAGACGGCTAACCGCAGCGCGACCGCAATGGGCCGGAGTTTCGGCATGGCACGGGAAGATTTGTTGAGTATAAGAGATAGACACTGAGCAGGTCGTAAAACGAGTTGATTTTTGGGCGCAGGAGGCCTAACATTCGCGGCGGAGGGCCCATGATGGCTGCTTCCAATCCTACCCGTACTTGTCTCCTTAAAATTGCTGCGGTAGCGTTTCTGGCCATGAGCGCTTTTGCTCAGGCGCCGCCTAAATATGATCCCGCCACGGAAACCACGGTAAAGGGCGCGGTCGAACAATTGAAACTGGTGCCGCCTTCGGGCCCGAAACCTATTGCTTATGTGGTGCTGAAGAGCGGCGCGGATTCGCTCGACGTATTTCTTTGCCCGAAGAAATTTCTCGACGACATGGGAATCGCCTTCAAAGATGGCGAGGAGATCGAGGTGACGGGATCCAAAGTTAAGCAACTAGGAGCCGATCTTATCCTGACGCGCGAGTTGCAAAAAGGGGGCGAGACGCTGACATTTCGCTTCAAGGACGGCAAGCCGGCCTGGTAACGCGCGTTTTTTTGTTTGCTGGCGTAGATCCCACCAATTCCGATCATCCATTCTTTGTGTTCTCCGTGCTGCGTGCATCGCGGCCCGGTTCCGCTTCCTGATAATCTCAAGATAGATTTCAGGAGACCGCACACTCATTGCCGCCGCTGATTAATGTTCGCAGTATTTCGAAGGCTTTTGGAGCCGACCCACTCTTTCAGAACGTCTCGTTCACGGTTTCCGAGGGAGACCGGATCGGGCTGATCGGGCCGAACGGGTCGGGCAAATCTACGCTGCTGCGCATTCTCGCGGGCACCGAAGAGACGGATGATGGGGAGATCGCCGTCCGCAAACGCATTCGGATGAGTTATGTGGAGCAAGAGTCGGAGTTCCGGCCTGGCGAGACGGTACGCGCGGGGGTCGACGCTGCGTTGAAAAATTCCGCGGTGCCGGAGTCGGAGCGGGGCACGCGTTTTGCCGAGACGCTGGGACGCGCGGGCTTTGCGGACCTGGACGCCGAGGCATCCGAACTTTCAGGGGGCTGGCAGAAGCGGCTGGCGATTGTGCAAGCGCTGGTGCAGGGGCCCGATATTCTACTTCTGGATGAACCCACGAATCATCTCGACCTGGCGGGAATCGAGTGGCTCGAGGAAGTGCTGGAGCAGGCAGGGTTCGCCTGTGTGGTGATCAGTCACGACCGGTATTTTCTGGAAAACGTGGCGACCGAGATGGCGGAGCTGAGCCGGATTTATCCGGACGGGCTCCTGCGGGTGAAGGGACGCTACAGCGTATTTCTGGAAAAGAAAGAAGAATTCCTGCACGCGCAGTCGAAGCGGCAGGAAGCGCTGGAAAATTTGGTTCATTCAGAGATCGAATGGCTGCGGCGCGGGGCGAAGGCGCGCACCAGAAAATCGAAGGCGCGTATCGACAAGGCGGGCGAGTTGATGGAAGAACTCGCGAACCTGAACACGCGCAGCCGCAGCGGCACGGCGCAGATCGATTTTTCGGCGACCGATCGCAAGACGAAGCGGCTGATCGAGTTGCAAGATGTCGCGTACGAAATTGGCGGGCGGCGGCTGTTTCAGGGATTGAACTTTATCATTTCGGCTGGGCTGCGGGTTGGGCTGGTCGGGCCGAATGGCAGTGGGAAGACGACTTTACTTCGCTTGTTGCGCGGAGAGGTGGCGGCGACCGTTGGTGAGATTCGGCGCGCGGAGAAATTGCGCATCGTTTATTTCGATCAGCGGCGGGAGCTTGATCCCAATGTTACTCTGCGGCGGGCGCTGGCGCCGGAGGGCGATTCGGTGATTTATCAGGATCGCGTTACGCACGTCGCTTCGTGGGCGGCCAAATTTTTATTCAAGAGCGAGCAGTTGAATCAGCCCGTGGAGCGGCTATCGGGAGGGGAGCGGGCGCGGGTGCTGATCGCGCAGTTGATGCTGCAACCTGCCGACGTCTTGCTGCTGGATGAGCCGACGAACGATCTCGACATTCCGACGCTGGAAATTCTGGAGGAGAGCTTACTCGAGTTTCGCGGGTCGCTGGTGCTGGTGACGCACGATCGCTACATGCTCGATCGCGTGTCGACGATCGTGCTTGGACTGGATGGCCAAGGCGGCGCCGAGCGCTTTGCCGACTATTCGCAGTGGGAGACGTGGCAGGCGCAGCGCATGCAGGCTGCGCAGGCTGGCGATCGGACAACGGCGCGCGCGGCGACTGCGGGAATCACTTCATCGCAAACTGCGACAACATCGGCGAAAAAGAAACTTTCCTATTTGGAGGCGCGGGAATACACCACAATCGAGCAGCGCGTTGCCGACGCGGAATTGGTGTTGGAATCCAAGCGCGCGGCCGCCGAGGATCCGGCGATTGCCAGCGATGCGGAGCGGTTGATGAGCGCTCACAAGGAACTCGAAGAAGCGCAGTCGGAAGTGGATGGGCTTTACGCGCGCTGGGCGGAATTGGAGAAGAAGCAGTAGACGACGATCATCCGAAGCCCTTCCAGGATGCCGCCGATGCTACCGAGATCCCTCACTACGCCTGATGAGACATCGTGTCGCGGTTATGCGCTTCTCGTTCCGTGATCGATGTCAATGCGCCAGGCAGAAAGCGATGATCGTATTGCCGCGAGCGCCTGTGCTTTTTCCCAGTTCGGAGAGCAGGCGCGATTCCAGGTCATCGGGATCGGGCTTCATTTCGCAGGCGGCGATTTCTTCGGGAGACGCGCCTTGAAAGCAGAGTTCGCAGACACCGAGACCACTTTCGCCTTGAGCGTCTTCGCCAGGAGCTTCTGAGCGCACAGGCGGCCCGAAGACACGGCAAGTCATCGGCCGCGATTCGTAGAGTTCACAATATCCCGTCTGGGGATCGAGCGCCGGGCAAGGCTCGTCGTTGGCGAAGTCGGCGAACTGTTCCTCGGCCTCTTCGCCTTCGCATAACGTGCCGCTGACGGAATCGCCGGGAAACTCGGGCGACAGCCGGGCTACCGATTCGCGAGCACGCTGGCGCACTTGCGCTGCGCGCTCGGGCGCGCGCGCTTCAAGATCGGCGAGGCCTTGCCGCAGACGGAGCGCATCGAGCTGATTGATGGGAAACGCTCCGATGCAGCATTGCGTGCATCCGGGGCGGCAGACGAGCCAGTGGCCGCTTTTCCGGGTGACGTCGACTAAGGCAGAGTCCACGATCTGAATCAGCCTCTGATCTCTTTTTCGAACTCCGCGGGATGGATAACGGCTCTGCATATCCGAGGATAGCGCATTTAGAGCCCGAGCAAATTGACTCTCAGCTTGGCATAGCCGCGTTCGCGAGCCCATAGGTCGAGGGGAGCGGAGGCGAGTTCGTCGACCACCGGTTCGGCGCGTCCGTTTTTCGTCAGGTCGATGCTCTTGGTGTAGGTTTTGCAGGAGTCGCAGCATTCGACGCGAATGTAGTCGAAATCGTCGGCGGTGAAGACCGCAAGCTTTTTGTCATTTTCTTCGCCGCAACCTGGGCAGACAATGCGGCGGAATTCCCATTCGGCGAGGCAGAAGGTACAGACCATCGATCGCGCGCCGCCGTCGCCCATCTGGCGCAATACGCCGAAGCCGGGCTTGCGATTGCAGAACGGGCAGAGAGCGTACGAGGTCGAACGCGGGCGC from Candidatus Sulfotelmatobacter sp. includes these protein-coding regions:
- the xylB gene encoding xylulokinase, producing MRDELASRGGNIAYLGIDVGTGGTRALVIDATGKIIASGSEEHEPFASPRPGWAEQDPRDWWRACGLAVRKALNSSNLRADEIACVGFSGQMHGAVLLDSADEVIRPALIWCDQRSEAQTHELEKLFGRNALIHLTCNPPLTNFTLTKLLWVRENEPQHWTRVAHVMLPKDYVRFRLTGERAIDMADASGTLLLDVANRRWSTEVLNKSGIDLGLLPALFESPHICGTISAPGAEATGLKIGTPVVAGAGDQAAGAVGMGIARAGAVSATIGTSGVVFAATDRPALDPQGRLHTFCHAIPGRWHVMGVTQAAGLSLRWLRDRIGVAVREAHAVGVSNKDPYEILAEEASRAPAGSEGAFWVPYLMGERTPHLDPNARAALIGLTASHQRAHIIRAVMEGVAFSLKDTFTIFDEMQIPVTSIRLGGGGARSPLWRQIQADVYAHEVEIVAAEEGAAYGAAILAGTGAGAWTTVDEACDKIVRVALRIPANKKDSTTMQHSYRTYQKIYPALHHIFS
- a CDS encoding LacI family DNA-binding transcriptional regulator; amino-acid sequence: MGKSPTTLRDIAKALGTSIGSVHRALHDHPGVSPATKDKVLQMARTLGYRPNIAARYLSSRKNLRISVNTLQGTTSFWDEVRTGIREAAASITLENVELEFRTHPRLGEGDEEAFEAAIADKVDGIITFPSRPQVLRPWIRRASRAEIPVVCVATDAPGSGRLGIVAIDTLASGSIAADLMGRFLGARQGSIAITVFDMGITEHAEKCGAFESTLRNFYPDLRLLKPIEDHDLEAESYDKCRQLFEQHPDISGIYVTTEVSIPVLNAARDANLLERLTIITTDVFPGLVPYIRSGAVAATIYQRPRAQGQIAFRMLHEFLLEGAGASRSHQVALAPHLLMRGNLDFFLQKESAKEKIKEEAQETTPDLAQDFA
- a CDS encoding alpha-glucuronidase family glycosyl hydrolase, encoding MPKLRPIAVALRLAVFTGFLCSLVPATWATDTDAWLRYSPLTPQAAQAYQSLPANVFVQSDSIVLKNAQQELIQGLAQMLGKPARISSSPGNVIVLARLKDLPRLAPNLSPPSDLQADGYWLKRAKIHGRECLIVAAVNDRGVLYGVFALLSKIALSKQVRDENLAHLDEVQQPHAPIRWVNQWDNLDGRIERGYGGPSIFFADGNIRSDLTRAGQYARLLASVGINGCTINNVNAAPGILEDSFIAQVSRIADVFRPWGVQLSLSVDLSSPKVIGGLDTFDPLDPRVADWWRKKVDEIYRRIPDFGGFVVKADSEGRLGPSTYSRTPADAANVIARALKPHGGIVFYRAFVYNHHLDWHDLKNDRAKAAYDNFHPLDGAFDDNVIIQIKNGPIDFQVREPASPLFAGLHRNNEAIELQITQEYTGQQRHLCFLVPMWKEVLDFDMRVGEKQDNAPSPVKDLVAGRVFHRPIGGFVGVANVGMDDNWLGSPLALANLYGFARLAWNPNLTSEKIVDEWTRLTFGDDPLVLKTITALQLNSWHIYESYTGPLGAGTLTNITGNHYDPGPESSEQNGWGQWHRADHLGIGMDRTIATGTGFIGQYPPEVQTLYESLANCPDNLLLFFHHVPYTHVLHSGKTVIQHIYDSHYDGAAQAHDQITQWQTLRGHIDEERYRDILARLQYQATEAIVWRDTICTWIYQLSGIADDKGRVGSQASVH
- a CDS encoding ABC-F family ATP-binding cassette domain-containing protein, yielding MPPLINVRSISKAFGADPLFQNVSFTVSEGDRIGLIGPNGSGKSTLLRILAGTEETDDGEIAVRKRIRMSYVEQESEFRPGETVRAGVDAALKNSAVPESERGTRFAETLGRAGFADLDAEASELSGGWQKRLAIVQALVQGPDILLLDEPTNHLDLAGIEWLEEVLEQAGFACVVISHDRYFLENVATEMAELSRIYPDGLLRVKGRYSVFLEKKEEFLHAQSKRQEALENLVHSEIEWLRRGAKARTRKSKARIDKAGELMEELANLNTRSRSGTAQIDFSATDRKTKRLIELQDVAYEIGGRRLFQGLNFIISAGLRVGLVGPNGSGKTTLLRLLRGEVAATVGEIRRAEKLRIVYFDQRRELDPNVTLRRALAPEGDSVIYQDRVTHVASWAAKFLFKSEQLNQPVERLSGGERARVLIAQLMLQPADVLLLDEPTNDLDIPTLEILEESLLEFRGSLVLVTHDRYMLDRVSTIVLGLDGQGGAERFADYSQWETWQAQRMQAAQAGDRTTARAATAGITSSQTATTSAKKKLSYLEAREYTTIEQRVADAELVLESKRAAAEDPAIASDAERLMSAHKELEEAQSEVDGLYARWAELEKKQ
- a CDS encoding YkgJ family cysteine cluster protein, whose amino-acid sequence is MDSALVDVTRKSGHWLVCRPGCTQCCIGAFPINQLDALRLRQGLADLEARAPERAAQVRQRARESVARLSPEFPGDSVSGTLCEGEEAEEQFADFANDEPCPALDPQTGYCELYESRPMTCRVFGPPVRSEAPGEDAQGESGLGVCELCFQGASPEEIAACEMKPDPDDLESRLLSELGKSTGARGNTIIAFCLAH